The stretch of DNA CAAGAAGTAGATGATCTGTTCTAGGAGATATGATAGCAGAAGGTGGTTTCACTCGCCCTCTACCTCATTTGCAAGCAGTAATCTACCTTTACCTTGTTCAGCTTCACTACCACCTTGTCCATTGCGGTTCTTTCATCAGGCATCGTTGATGAGCACTGTAAACTCAACTCTATTACAGATGCAAGGCATGTGTTGAGAATGATAGACTGCTCTCTCGATGTGCTTTCATCGCTAGCATGGCAATCACTCTTGATTCCTTGTGATAGAACTTCGTTGTCGACAACATCTATAAGCCTGGTTGGAAATGCTTTAGTAACCCATTGCCGCAAGCTGAGCTCCTCACCGAACAGCGGGCTAGTGGGTCTTTTCCCCGTGAAGACCTCCAGCATCATGATCCCATAGCTGAACACATCGCTCATGCGTGATGCTTTACCAGTTGATCCATACTCTGTTCATTACGCATATGAAAACATAATggaaaataagaaaaaaaatcttTATTTGTAAACGTTTGGTTTGTTGAAAAGATAGGTAAGTTCAATACCTGGTGCCATGTAGCCGATTGTTCCGGGCAGGTTTGTTAACGCAATGGAGTTATCATCACCCAACAACAACTTGGCAATGCCAAAGTCAGCGATGTGCGCAGTCATGTCTGCGTCCAGCAATACATTGCTAGGCTTCAGATCACAATGAAGAACAACCTCGGTGTGCTGGTGGTGGAGGTACTCCATCGCCATCGCTACATCTAGCATAATTTCTAACCTCTTGAGGAACCCCAAACCCTGAGGGCTGTTGCTTGAGTGCAGCCAACTATCCAAACTCCCATTTGGCATGTACTGGAGCACCAGGGCCTTGAATTCAAAGTTGGAGCAAGTGCTAAGTATTTTCACTAGGTTCCGGTGACGGGCCATGCGCAGAGCACGACACTCTGCATCAAAACTCACAGAGGCTCCTTCATGTTGCATGTTGAGCACCTTTACTGCAACAATTGATTCGTCATCCAGTTGTCCCTTGAAGACTTTGCCAAAGTTCCCAGATCCAATCAGATTGTCCTCACTGAAGTTTTCTGTAGCACGAACAAGCTCGTGGAATGATATTAACCGGTAGTTGATTATGTTCGACTCCGAGGGAACTGATGTCTTTTTGCACTTCTTGATCTTTGTTCTGATTAATATGCACAAGCAGGTAGCCAAAATTGCAACTCCCCCGGCTACAGGAAGTATAATTTTTATCAACGATTCCGGTGATTTATGATGGCTCTGGCAGGGTGAAATGCCTAGACGTGAGAGGCCACAGAGAGCATCGTTTCCTCTCAAAGACTGAAGTGTGATGTTTGAGAAAATTCCTCTATCCGGTATCGGACCATCTAGTTTATTGAAAGAGAGGTTCAGGCTAGTGAGGAAGGTCAGATTGGCCAGTGACTTTGGTATGGTACCCCGAAGGGAATTGTATGATAGGTCCATGGTCTCTATGCTGACTAGCTCTCCAAATGAGTTTGGGATTTGTTCCTGGAATGAATTGTTTGACAGGTTCAGGTAGGTGAGCATCTGGAGCCTGCCCAAGGAATCCGGTAAGCCACCGGTCATAAGATTGCTTGAAAGATCCATTTGAGCAATTTGTTTTACTTGGCTAACATCTCTCGGCAGTGGACCAGTCAGCATGTTGTATGCCAGATTAAGACTGATGAGCTTTGAGAGGCGCCAGAGACTGAAGGGTATGGTCGAAGACAGTGAGTTAAGAGAAGATGTCATGTACTGCAGCTCACTTAGATTACCCATAGTGCTCGGTATCGAGCCAGACAACTGGTTTTTATCAAGATATAATCGTACTAGGCGTGTTAATCTGGAAATTTCTTCTGGGATGGCGCCGGTCAAGGTGTTGTTGGCAAGGTTGAGTTCTTGGAGATTGTTCAGTGTAGTGACGGATACAGGGATGGTCCCGCTCAGTTGGTTTCCATCGAGATCAATTGTGGTAAGGCTGCTAAGATTTGCAATTGTATCTGGAATGCTCCCTGTTAGGCTGTTAGAACTTGCTATGAAGTACTGGAGTTGTGAAGTAAGGTTTCCCAAATAGTCAGGTATGCTTCCTGCAAACGAATTGGACGATATGCCAAGGGTACTCAGGTTCTTGCAGTTGGAGAGTGCATGGATAAAGTTTAGCTTCCCGCTAAGCTTGTTTCCATCCACATACAAGCCCGTAAGACTACGAACATTCCCAAACGTGGTTGGAACTGATCCAGTGAAGGCATTGAGTGTCAGATCAAGAGTTTTTATGCTTGATATATTGCCTATGGATTCAGGAATTTTACCTGTTAGGAGGTTTGTCGAAAAGCTCAAGTAATTGAGGTTTCTCAAATAGCCTATTTGAGGTGGAATTTCTCCTTCCAGCTGGTTGACACTAAGATCAAGCATGACAAGGTCTGTGCGGTTGCTTAGCTCAACCGGGATCTTACCGACGAGGTTATTTGCCGACAGTAGAATAGTAGAAAGCCGAGGCATTGTTGCTAACCATGCCGGTACAGGACCAGTGAAGTTATTAATGGAGATAGAAAGAAGCTCAAGTTTGTTGGATCTGGCCAGTGCCGGCTGGATTGGGCCAGTAAAATGATTCGAAGAAAGACCTAGTTTTTGTAGCATGGGGAGGCTAAAGCTCTTGTTGCCAGGGAGGGAGCCGAAAAGATTGTTGTTCCCCAAACCGAAGATTCGGAGCATGGACATGTTAAAGATGGCAGCAGGGACAGTGCCAGTAAGAAGGTTGAGTTCCAGGACAAGGATTTCAAGCTTCCTCAAATGGCCAATGGCTTCAGGTATGCTTCCAGCGAGCCTGTTCCTGCCAAACCATATGACGCTCAAATTGGGCGTGTTGTTGAAGAGGCCTATAGGTATGGTGCCACTCAGGTCGTTGCTGTTGAGGTTTATGTACCGGAGGTTGCGCAGCGCGCGCAACTGTGTGGGAATGGCCCCGGAGAGTGAATTGTAGCCGATGTGTAGGTACTGGAGCTCGGTGAGGTTGCCGAGCGCCGAGGGGATGGTACCTGACAGGCGGTTCTCGTCGAGGTCGAGGTGTCTGAGCCGCGCGAGCCGGCCAAGCTCGGCAGGGATCACGCCGGCCAGCCCTGTGTTGCTGAGGTTGAGGTGGGAGATGAAGGAGAGGTTGCCAAGCTCCGGTGGTATGGCGCCTCCGAGTGGCATGCCGGGGAGCGACAGCGCGGCCACACGCCGCCCACGGGCGTCGCACGAGACGCCGAGCCAGCCACAGAAGGGCGTGCGTGCCGTCCAGCTGCGACGCAGGACGCCGCGCGGGTCACGCACGCTGGTCCTGAAGGCCAGCAGCGCCGAGAGGTCGTCGTCGGTCGCGTTTGCTGGCTGATCAAGCGCGGCCGTGCCGGGCAGCAGCAGCGAGAAAGCCACCGTGGTCAGTACTAGGACAAGAAGAGCCATGGTGGTAGCGTGATGCGCGTGGTTATGCCTTCCGTGTCTCCAGGCCAGGGATGCATTGCATGCGTGCATTGCGAACTTGAAGAAGCCAGTGGTGTGCTGGGAATTTAGTGCAGTCGCCTTCTGAGTAGTTGATTATCGGTGCAGGGGAACATCAGCAACTCTACATACTGTGCTGGGGTGGAATGGCAGCCCATGCTCCGTTTACTCGGTCCAGAAATCAGATGCTCTCGGTTCACATCTCTGCAGGCGTTCTCAGGCATATGGTCAGAGAAATGGAAATCCCGGCTTTGGCATGCTCTGACCTTCCAGCATCAGCGTGGTTAGCACAAGAGCCATGGTGGACTAGCGGCAGCGTGGAGCTTCATCGAACGGGTACTACTGTACTGCTACTTGAGATGCATGCATCTGAGGCTTTAGATAGAGACTTTTGAGCGCCGCTTGAAAGCCATTTTCCTTGTGAAGAGTTGATTGTCCAAGCAGGGAACATCAGCTGTACCGTGCTGGAGTGGAATGGCAGCCCATGCTCCCTATTCGGTTCATGAATCAGATGCACTTCACATCCTCAAACGTCCTCATCGTTTGACTTGTACTCAACTCCAGCCTAGCCACCCAGGCCAGCAGTGAACGGCATGACCTGAGAAATGGAAGTTCCTCCTGGTTTGGCATGCTCCGACCTTCCGTGCCCACGCGTCATGGAGAAATTCCAACTTAGCATGCACGACTGAATCTGATGCGGCCACACGGAAAAAAGTCTCAGGGTGCAGACCCGGTACGCGATGTTGCCGTTGACGGTGACAGAAGTACAACTTGCTGTCTTTGTGAACCCTCCATCAGTCGGTGCGGCGAGACTGCACGGCGCCTTAACACACTGGTTACGACTCCTCGTGCCGCAGAGTTAGCTTCTGTAACTCTCACACTTGTATTGCCTGGCCTCGATGGGCTTATATTATACTGTGTTACAACAGAGGtacagagagggagagagggtACAGCGGCAATACAAGCGTGAAAGTTACAGAACCCAACTCGCAGCTGCTCCGATAGAAACACTGGGAAGAATTACAGAGAGCAACTATATATTGTCATAGGAAGAATTACAGTCAGTACAAAGAGCTAGCTGACCCAGCTAATGTCAGAATTTATGTTGTTGCTCTGTTTACTGGTGTTTTTTCTTTTGAGGAGTGAAGCAGGGTGCTCTGCTTTATTTCCTTACTTCGTTATCTGAGCACAGTAATTTGCCTTGATCTTGTTCAATTTGACAACCACATCATCCATTGGCAGTCTCTCATCAGGTGCAGTCCTTGAGCAAACTAACCCCAACTCGATGATGGACGCCAGGCAAGCATTCAAGATGGCGGAGGAATCCTCGGAGGGATTGCTTATCTTATCCATACCGTGCTTTGGTACATCTTCCAGCAGGCCACGGTCAGTGACACTGGAGAGTTCATATTGGAATGCTTGGTTAACCCACTGCCTTAAGCTCAGCTCACCAGCAAACATTGGATCAGTCGGCTTTTTCCTCGTGAAGACTTCAAGGAGAACAATCCCAAAGCTGTAAACATCACTGAAGCGTGATGCTTTCCCGCTTGATCCGAACTCTGTTCCATGCCAAAAGAAAACCAGTGAGCTTTTATAATGGATCAAAACAATCGGAAATATCTTATCAGACTTACAAGGGAAATTACCTGGTGCCATGTATCCTACAGTGCCGGGCATGCTCGTTAACACGATAGAGTTGTCGTCTCCAACCAGCAGCTTGGAAATCCCAAAATCGGCAACATGTGCAGTCATGTCCATGTCAAGCAAAATGTTGCTCGGCTTTAAATCAAAATGCAGGACAACTTCGAAGTGCCGGTGGTGCAGATACTCCATTGCCATTGCAACATCCAGCATGATTCCAAGCCTTTGCAGAAAACTAATGTGCCTCCGTTCGCTTGAATGCAACCAATCATCTAAGCTGCCATTAGGCATATACTCAAGAACCAATGCTTTGAAGTCAAGATTAGAGCAAGTGCTAATTATCCTGACCAGGTTCCGGTGCCGGGCCATTCGTAGTGCACGACACTCTGTGTCAAAGCTCTTTGAAGCTACTTCGTCTTGCATATTGAGAACCTTTATTGCAATGACAGACTCATCATCTAGCTGACCTTTGAAGACTTTACCAAAGCCTCCAGCCCCTAGCAGGTTATCATCACTGAAGTTGCTTGTTGCACGGACAAGTTCATGGTATGAGATCAACTGGTAGTTCGTCAAGTCTGTGTTTGAGGGCAGTGACATCTTTCCTTGCTTATTCAGCTTTCTTCTAACCAACATGTACACGCAAGCTGATAAAACAAATAATGTCACTACTGCAGGTAATATGACTTTCAGCAGTAGTTGTTTTGACCTTGAGTGTGAGTTGTTCTGGCATGGCGATATTCCTTCCCTTGGAAGGCCGCAGAGTGCACTGTTTCCCATCAATGATTCGAGAGTGATGTTGGAGAACACACCTCCTTCTGGTATCTGTCCATCTAGCTTGTTGAAAGAGAGGTTCAGGTTGGCAAGATAAGTGAGGTTGGCCAATGACTTCGGAATGGCACCAGAAAGTGCATTGGAGGAGAAGTCTAACTCCTCAATACTTAATAACTTTCCAAGTGAGTCTGGTATTGATCCTTCTAATAAGTTTCTGGACAGATTCAGATTGATCATCATCTGCAGTGCACCAAATGAAGTTGGGATATCACCT from Triticum urartu cultivar G1812 chromosome 3, Tu2.1, whole genome shotgun sequence encodes:
- the LOC125544475 gene encoding probable LRR receptor-like serine/threonine-protein kinase At3g47570, yielding MHACNASLAWRHGRHNHAHHATTMALLVLVLTTVAFSLLLPGTAALDQPANATDDDLSALLAFRTSVRDPRGVLRRSWTARTPFCGWLGVSCDARGRRVAALSLPGMPLGGAIPPELGNLSFISHLNLSNTGLAGVIPAELGRLARLRHLDLDENRLSGTIPSALGNLTELQYLHIGYNSLSGAIPTQLRALRNLRYINLNSNDLSGTIPIGLFNNTPNLSVIWFGRNRLAGSIPEAIGHLRKLEILVLELNLLTGTVPAAIFNMSMLRIFGLGNNNLFGSLPGNKSFSLPMLQKLGLSSNHFTGPIQPALARSNKLELLSISINNFTGPVPAWLATMPRLSTILLSANNLVGKIPVELSNRTDLVMLDLSVNQLEGEIPPQIGYLRNLNYLSFSTNLLTGKIPESIGNISSIKTLDLTLNAFTGSVPTTFGNVRSLTGLYVDGNKLSGKLNFIHALSNCKNLSTLGISSNSFAGSIPDYLGNLTSQLQYFIASSNSLTGSIPDTIANLSSLTTIDLDGNQLSGTIPVSVTTLNNLQELNLANNTLTGAIPEEISRLTRLVRLYLDKNQLSGSIPSTMGNLSELQYMTSSLNSLSSTIPFSLWRLSKLISLNLAYNMLTGPLPRDVSQVKQIAQMDLSSNLMTGGLPDSLGRLQMLTYLNLSNNSFQEQIPNSFGELVSIETMDLSYNSLRGTIPKSLANLTFLTSLNLSFNKLDGPIPDRGIFSNITLQSLRGNDALCGLSRLGISPCQSHHKSPESLIKIILPVAGGVAILATCLCILIRTKIKKCKKTSVPSESNIINYRLISFHELVRATENFSEDNLIGSGNFGKVFKGQLDDESIVAVKVLNMQHEGASVSFDAECRALRMARHRNLVKILSTCSNFEFKALVLQYMPNGSLDSWLHSSNSPQGLGFLKRLEIMLDVAMAMEYLHHQHTEVVLHCDLKPSNVLLDADMTAHIADFGIAKLLLGDDNSIALTNLPGTIGYMAPEYGSTGKASRMSDVFSYGIMMLEVFTGKRPTSPLFGEELSLRQWVTKAFPTRLIDVVDNEVLSQGIKSDCHASDESTSREQSIILNTCLASVIELSLQCSSTMPDERTAMDKVVVKLNKVKVDYCLQMR